A segment of the Sander lucioperca isolate FBNREF2018 chromosome 7, SLUC_FBN_1.2, whole genome shotgun sequence genome:
CAAACCAAAATCTCCCCTTGGCTCATCCACAACCTTACTGCTGGGAGTCCTGGCTGCTCCACTGCACCAGGAGCAAACACTCCACTGGTCcctttatttttgattttgctCTCTTACCTTTTTGGGTTAACTCACACTTTTGTGTTGAAATTCTCAAGACTCCAGCCCTTTGTCCCTTAGATTGGAAAGTTTGTGGACTTTTATCCCTCTTCTGCCAGTTTCACTTTCTGTTGTCTCTGGCTCACTGTTAGGATTGTTTTGTATCATTTTTGAGTCCGCTTATCTACATGGAAAATTTTGCTGACGACACTCCTTAGCTAAGTAAACCTCAAAGCTCACTCTACTGTTGTTGTGGGACTCAAGGTTTTCTagctttctctctttctatgCAGCAAAGTGGCATTTACTTAGATTTCCCCCTCTAACTGTGATGAGTTATTCCGATTCTTTCTCTGAGTAGCAAACCAAATGTATGATGCCggtatggaaaaaaaaaaaaaaaaaacatcagtttgATTTTACGTGTAACTGTGAAACCACTTCTGACAGAACGGACATTAGGTTAGAATTATGTTCCATCTTTCTATATTGCACAAGGCATTTGTATCACTTCACATGCAGCATATTTTAGCTTTTGTGTATTGAAACATTAAAGGCTTTTGCCCAAGAATGGATAAAAGTATTTAAATGTGTCCTAAGGTACAGTACTGCTGCTGCATTTGTGGAAATAACATCAATCATGCATATAAATCTGAATATACTGTGAATTTCCAAAAGGCTGTTAAAAACGCGAGTAACAGTGTATTTATTCTTGTTGCAATGGATTTTCCTATTGTATTCCTACAGTATAAGGTGTCATGCAGTACTTTGAAAGATACCCGAGTCTTTGTGTACACTGAACTACATTTGGTTTGCATTAgctaaaaaaggaaaatgtcagCCACTGCTTGTATTTACCAAGCAGTGGCTATCTGGAGCAGTATTACTCCAGATAGGGGGAGTAGCAGGAATGTGACTGCAGTACATACATTTAGTCATCTGTTTAACTGTTCATCTGTTCTACTCACTTCCTCAGTCAAAACCACATTTAGTCTGCAGTTTCTTCCCTGGCTTTACTGCCAGTTGTATTTAGTCCCCAGTTAAGAATACAGCGCAAAATACTGCTACTGCTCCTCTGCTCATGACTGACTCATGGCACAACTTTCCAGTGACTGATTGTCCTGTAACGATTTCTCGAATATGATAACTCTGTACCTCCCTGAGAAGAATCAGCCGTTCTTCAACGACAAATCAAAACAGCATCAACGTGTTAGTATGGTTTCACATATGCATAGAAAATGCTGCTATAAATATTTGGTTTTGAAGTACCATTCAACCTCTTGTGTTGCTATGAAATATTGTTGCATGAATATCACCCGGCTACGGATATTGGAGCAGTTATTAGTGAGCAAATATTAAGTACAACGTAGGAGTTCTGAAACGGACACTAAACCGTATAGTGGAATGTCCCCCGGCGTCCCACCCACCTACATTcaatagccgctttccgaccggagggatttttgcagttcctagaacatgactttcctagaaccctttttttctcctgttctgATTGGACCAATTTGgcgattattaagttcctctggccgcagttcctgtaactccttcagctcctacttccgcatagtggtggttagattgctgtgattataataacaaaaggtcagttcctatggccacttggccagtgtgaatgcaaatggaaaaaccgTTTTtcggggagagtagttagtagaactgtttagaagtggactgttcctataactacgttctaTAACTACTTGATCGGGAAGAGGCTATTGTTGACTAAATTAGTTCTCCTACCCTTTAAGAACTGATGTCAATAAGTGCTTCATTGACAGCAGGTGACAAATTATGTTTTGTCCTCAGTGCTGCCGCACCACTAACATATTTCTCTGAGAATTCGGGGATATTCTAAGTTTTATCACTATGAAAATTCATGAATGGTTGTTAAAACACGGTATTGAACAGAAACCATTTTCTCTGATACAGAAAGGATGTTTCCATGTATTTCAGTCTGTGTTACATAGTAATCCTCATGGACTGAGACTCCTAAACATGACACTTTGTACCTTGAGTTTCCTACAATACACTGTTTGAgatgagaataaaaaaaaaaacctatttGAGAACTGTTTCTGTGGTGGTTTGTTAAAATGCTTGTGTACATTTCAATTTTGTACTGCCAAAGATCAACACACTTCTTCACAATTTCACAGTTCTTAAGATTGAAATGAAACTCAAATCCCAGGAAAATATATTTAATCATGACACTGTGTATTCCGAAAGTAAAATAATTGAATACAAAAATATCTTGTTTTTCAAGTATATAAtcaaaagatacatttttaagcAAGAATAAACAGAGCACAAAGTAATGTCAAAATTCAAGTGTCAAACTCAACCTGTTTccaaaatataaatgtaaacaaattcatCACTTTCCTTAATGTGAAGTGTTTTTTTACAACAGTATGGTCAACGCAGCTCCTTTCACAGTCGACTGGTCACGAGGAGCAGGTGCCAGTTTCGGATTCAGCTGTCTTCCTCCAGCCGTTTCTCAGTTATTTCCTCTCAGCCTGCAGCGCACAAgtcgctcgatggtgttttttgcccccaacgtctccttccaggcagcgctgcctccaaggcacctaaccctaaccagtgcctaatcctagtgccttctaggcagcgctgcctggaaggagccgttgggggcaaaaaaaacacagataaacgcaCAAGTCACCTGGCCCTCGCAGGGTTGATGCACTGCAGCGCGGTGTGGAAGAGGTTTCTCAGCAGCCGAGGGGCCTGCTCGCACACTCCCCTCACCAGGGTGAGCGTGAGGGCCATCATGACTCGCTCCTGAGGTAGATGCTCCAGACCCACGCCCTGCCTCATCACCGTCCTCACCTCCTGGGTAAGGTAATTTTTCCACTGCTGTAAAAGCACAATTCAACAAAAGGAATTATCTGTACATGAAGGTAACACTTTGGTTATTTTTACGACTCTAAACGCTGCAAATTGTTAGGTCATCTTACTTAAGTTGTAATCAGAGTACCAGCACAAGCACAAATGATGCTTCTTATGACTAGGGTGTGTATATCTTAGTCTGTAATCTTTTGACGTTTTGATTCTGGTACTTGTGTCACAAACACCTTGGTGTACACTGGATGCAAAGTGGTGTTCAATTCATTACTGCAGGAATCAATATTGTACACACATTTCACTTTTTGCAGTGCTAATAACTGCTGTTGGTGATTGCACATTGATTCATCAAACAAATAAGGTTGTGCTATTATTAACCATTTGAGACCCACAATAGaccattttttgtcttttataaagggggggggggtgcagggGACCTTTAGGGAGAGATAGCAGGTCAAAAGTAAACGCCACATACAAGTGGTCTACATCTGAAAGCTGGAAACCTGAAGACTGAGTGTGTTTTGGTCAGGCCTAtttgaattttgaaaatgtgtgcAAGTGCTTAGAACATTATGATGTAAGTATATGATGGCCATTCCCATGACCAAACTTTACTGTAATTGCACACTACTGATatctttctttgtatttttgtagtatgtatgtgtgcgtggatgtcatgtgtatgtgtatgtatgttgtgtatAAGCTATTGGACACCTTCATTTCCtttgggataaataaagtatcgcTATCTATCTCATTTCATAAGTTGTTACAGCTATTTTTAACTTGATACCATTTGTCACACAGATTTGGTGCAAAATGTAACCCTTTTCGACCACTTGAGAAGAGATCAAAATTATCCAAAATACCACATTAAGACACTGTCTGTACAGGGATCATCCCAACATCAACATCCACTGTGCCCAGAGCAGACTCACGTCAGAGGGGGAGGTGGTTAGGTTCCTGCTCAGGTTCTGGGTAGCCTGAGCAACAACAACGTGTTCGAGCTGGTCTGCAATTTCTCTCAGCCCTTCTGCAATCTGCTGGAGGTCCGCTGCCTCTGCACGGTTCCCTGTGGGGAAAACAAGTTGCCCAATCAGTACACTTTAGTGAACATAACGTCTGTTTCTGGATTCAACAGCAAGGACAGGGGGAGAAATATACGTTTCCATGAATTAAAAATACAGCAATGAGCCTTGATTTAAATCTATTTTAATATTATGGACTTCAATATCACACATTTGACCACTGTAGCACATATCATTTGATGATGTAGGTTTAAAAAGCATACACTAATCAGTTGAGAGATGAATGTGGATGTAGGTTTGCATCCACTGAACCATGACAAAGGTTGACAGCTTTCACTTTAACACAGGCTATTTCGTTACTTTCACTGGAAACAACTTTGGCTGTGATAAAGtggtgtcactacccgatgggagtcgagtgcagatgtgagttgcccATGCTCAGATTTGAATGGTTTACGGCATACGGCAACGCCAAGGGATCCGGCATACGTTggagctatctatgattgtttgattgctaacgttagctcaaaacgccgttcaagtgacagcctttgctgtgtttgattgctaacttgtagccagcagtgaaccaaCTTCGTTATATAGGTCCATTTTTACACTCTGTACACTTGtacactaatttataaaaaacatattttgttaccatatgaaacaTACACGTTCCATATGACTTAATTCGgtttgaaccagttacacactgctgttgctaacctaaaacccttttagcaattctacttctcagtgattagagtactgtaaatgaagtacacagagaaagtgcaaatatacaaaaagttcaccaaacactacacaagacctatgctgcagactgaggaaaatataatggATTTCTCTCCATatcccaaatcagtcaacatggagaatcccAACAACAGgtcccagttttcatgctacagtactacagtagtgtgtataacactgttagctcagcacataacagacaaacataaaatactgtatccagtacaggttacaattacagtaaacagatctgaaaaaaaaactgaaaatacagtagAGAAAATACCTGCTGCATTTTAGATAGTGCctaaacctgattggtgtgtctaaaattaagcaatcatgtgtttgCCACCTGATGGCTGTGATTCACAGGTCGGCTCATAGGTGAGGTAATATTAGTCAGTACTTTGGAATTGCAAGAaagtgacatcatgatataTGTACTTCTCTGTCTAatgtatacaagtgtgtttagtgttttgcaaatcactgtgtgtattgtttagcaAAAAGTGTGAAGCTGCCATTGTGcttatagtggtgcacatctggccaatgttttgctccttgagtgtaaggttttgataattgtgtgatacttttgatttcagtgtgtgaGCAATTGGCAAAAACTGTAAACTACATGTTTGAGTCAGGAGCTTAATGTTTTCACAAGGACATGTTCACATTTGTTTTGATTTATCCAGCAAAAAGGCTTACATTTTGCTATTAGGCACATCACCCACAAACAAGCCTTTTGTGTGAAACAGCTGATTTGTGCTTTTGAATACAAGGAATGGGACTCAGATTCTAGTACTAATACATCACTAATAACGCCAATATATGATCTTTGTACAGCTTGAAGTTACTGACTGAGTTACTCACTAGGCCACTGCAGTTCCAGTGAAGGCTGAATATCATCTAGAGTAGCTGTGATGCGACTAGGCAGGTGGCCATCAGTTTCAATGTCTCCGTCTTCCAGAGCGTCTTTGAAGTCGATGTCCCGGGTAAGATTTAAATCCTTGCACAGGGAGAGAAGCTCCTTCTCGTATTCTGAAGTTCTGCAGTCAGCTTGAAGGAAGGCCAACATGACCAGGGCGGCGGCGTTTTGCCCACTGGTCAGATCCCCCGGGTTATCCATCGATAACGTCTCTCGGTCTTTTTTAATTTAGACAAGAATAATGAAGATAACGTTAGCAATGTTCGTTAATGAAGACACTCACTAAAGTGATAAAGAAAACAACTCGCTTAACGTTAACCCACTCAAAAAGTTACATGGAAGAGGAAAGTGACATAAGTAGCCTACTAGCTAGTTTATAAAACTAAATtagataacgttagctagctacatttGTCGTCTAACGGGTAAGTTAGCTTGAAATATAAGCTAAAGCTAACTTTAGTTATCTAACATTAGTTTAACATTAACTTTCGAGCATCTAAAAGTTAACTTTAAGCCAAAGTAAAACCCCGAGAGCGTCGCTAAATAGGTTTCGACAGTATTGCTAATTCCACTCACATCTGTTTCTTATGCCGGGTAGCTTTTAACTTTCTACAAATAACTAGACTCGTACACCCGTCCGGCTGAGTTCGCTAGTCTGTATGACAGATTCTCTTATATTCGTGCGGGTGatctgggggggagggggggggtgggcCGTTAAGTGACTCATGATGCCTTCAAGCACGGTCGGAAAATAAGTGGATCAAATTTCAATACTTTGGCTCACCACAGGGGACTCACCACAGGggatttcatatatatatatatatcctataGAAAATGATAAAGTATTGTGTATATATTCTATAGAAATGACACAATATTGTAAATAAGTTGTGGATACCTTCTATAGAAAtgacaaagtatttttttttttaacaacgtAACCTACTTTTTACTTAGAATCTAATTAAATTTCTACAAATGTATTTTAACTTAAATTTCTTTAAAGTAACAGTTCTTTTACTTTGAGTACAATATTCTagtactctttccacctctgcctgACTcatacatgcagacacacagaaacagatgcAGCCTCTTGTCCAAATACTTGTCCCCTTAAACATGGGGTCCAACCAGAATTCCTGCATAGtcctttcaacattttttttttttaaaaaaggtatcCAAAATTCATTTACAATATTGTGTCATTTCTATAGAATGTATACACAATACTTTCTAATTTCTATAGAATACATAGGAAATCCTGTGGTGAGtccacacataaaaaaacaaaacaaaaaaaatactcaGATGACAATGGAGATAAATATATCAGTTGGAACAGGGATGCAAAATGAGAATAAAGAATGTGTCCAGTGtatctttgatttttttccgatttgaacattttaattttatgaATCAAATTAAAATAGTAAACATTGCCATGTGACCTGTTGTAAAACCCTATACAGTCTGTAAATCCCTTATTTACTGTAAGTCTAATGGAAAATAGTTAGAAATCACATGGCATGCTCTAAAAAAATATGTTCAGTATGATGCTCATACTTCCTCAATCCACCCCGTCACTGTTTCACAGACATCATACAGTTGGCTGGAGTTCTAGATAAGAGCAACACAACACTGTAAAGTCCCTGTGTGGTGTTGTGAACATGCCATAAGGATTACATTCTGTATATACTATTTGATTTAGCTCTTGAGCTAAATtcaaataagaaaaacaaaatgcaaccaataaaATGCTTCAaatgtttatttacagtttaaaaacaGTACAAAAACAGCACACTGTTCTGCAAGTAGTTACAGCTCGCCTCTGCCAGAAAATCACTTGAAGTGAGTCAGATAAGTCCTGGAGTTCACAGCTCTGCACCCCTCTGAAGACTCATAGGACTGTCCATCCAGTTATTTCAATATGTTCCAACATAATCTCTGCTGGATAGGGAATACTGTCACACTGTCTTCTCCTAGACACGCTACATGTTTACGTCAGACTGGTTGCAGAAGGACTCGCATATAATCAGAACAAAGAACAGGCATGTGGGCCTCACAATGTCCTATCAGACTCCGTACCCTAGGCAACCAAAGCTCATGGATCGCTCAGTCTTCCTACCAACAAGCCTCCTTCCTGCTCCCATCTTAGCAGGGAGTTTCAGCCCAAGCGGGAGCTTTTGCTTGGGTGACAAAGCTGCCTGTCGAGCCTCCTGGAGCTCTCTGtgaagaaaatggaaataagtgattttttgaatttttttttttttaactcgaATCAGCATGCAAGTTTTTAAGAATGAATGAATTCCTCTTACTTTTCAAGCATGGCTGTCCTGAACTTCTCTACATTGAGCTCTCTTCGTAGCTGAGCGGCCACCCTCCCAGTCCTCTCCTCCCTCAAGACTGTGTGCTTGCAAAGCTCCCTGGCAGATGGCCGCTTCATCAGGTCTGGATCCAGCATCAACttacaaagaaaacacaaataaacacacaaaaaatgtgtttttcaacaAGCTATGCTAGTGACAAGAGCAAGTGGTATTCATACAGGTTAAATAAGAGTAGAAAGAGCAGAAATAAGAGTACCTGAAGTAGGCCTCTGAAGGGAGGTGACAGCTCCTTTGGCAGTTTGGGGAGCTGCCCCTCTCTAAGGCTGTGCCACTCATCTCCATTTTGAGGCAGTGGAGGAGCGCCGGCTGCCAGCAGAATCGTGAGACCCAGAGCAAAGATGTCTGCCTTGGGCAGGTGGCTGTAATCCTGGTGAGCAGAGAGACTGCTGACATGAACACTTAAAAACAATGCAAATACAGCTGGACCTCTgaatttcttctttttcagtTTCTTTAAACCTACAGTGAAGTACAACCGACTCGGGCCCCAAGcctactttttctttttgcagtaATTTTTCTGCAAAATGTTTACCTCATGCAGGACCTCACTGGCCAGAAAGCGGCTGTCCCCTTCCTCAACTTGAGGACTGTTGGTTGATGTCACATGACCCAGATCCCCTGCAGAAAACAAGAATCAGACTTGACAGCAAACACAAATTTCAGGTAGAATGTCCAACAttaaaaaggtcccatattgtaaaaagtgaaatatccatacatttgtttgattataaagcacatcgaggtgctatataaatacagtaaaaGAACACTCATTCCACAGAGAAGTGCACACAGCCCATATTCAAAAACTGTGCTTTTTAAAAaggagccgtcaggacttccttaaagttgtgatgtcacaactaatTAGAGCCCGACTGATAAATGATTTTTAAGGCCAatagatacaaatatttggagatttaaaaatccgatattccgatatatctgctgatatgtttttttaaaaaatccagaaacgcgtaacaaaacaaacagatgtataaaaatacaaaaaaataaaatcaaacagtgttgccaacagggacgttgtagcacgccctctggtggacaaactatgcaacgctcagaacatggttgaagggtgtttcgcccgtttttaaatattcatttatcggcctaatatcggccgataatatcggcccgccgatatataTTGGTCGGGCTCTACAACTAATATACAACTATATATTAGTAACATGTTCTATAAGAAAGTACAAGtagaacctgaaaatgaacatatgTCCCCTTTAAACATAATACCAATTTTGTAAATGACTCCTGCTGATGTGCTTCGGTCATCTTCCTCCTCGCTCTCCCCTTCACCTGCTGCACTTGTGCTGGGACGCTGGCAAATGAATATATTACCTACAAAGAATTAAAACAaggaagttttgtttttttttttgttttttttttaggcacaAGAGACTTTAGATTTAGACTGAAGAAGAAATGCAAACTGAGAACTGCCAAATGAGACTTACTTGGTTTGATGTCCAGGTGTACGAGGCCTGAGCTGTGGATGTATTTTAGCCCCATAGACACTTGTAAGAGCAAATCTTTCAACTCTGCCTCTGAAAACAGCTCATCCTGCACCTTCTTCACAATCACGTCACTGAGACTTCCACCTGGCACCCACACATTGATGTTATCAAAACCACAGAATTCCATCTAGTTCACCTAAAAGTTATTTGGAATTTCATTCCATTCAAGTCTTCCTAAACTTTTTGGTTGTAAGGGGAAACATACCATCACAGTATTCATTCTGAATGATCATGTGATCATCCTCTGCCCATGCTGAATAATAGCGTACAACATGTGGGTGGTGCCCAAGAACAGCATGCGCATACACTTCTTTTAGAGCCAGCTGCCTGAGAggatataaaaaaattaaataaaaatggtcACATTTTCCTCCACGTTTTAATTTGGTTTCTGACTTGATCAAATGTATCCGTCTCTGGCAAAGAGCGACACACTGCTGACTCACTCGTTGGCAGAGCCTGCCAGGGGTCGGCGAGAGCGTTTTATGGCGTACAAGCAACCATCCAGCCTCTTCACACACTTGTAAACTGCACCAAACTCGCCCACGCCAATGCACTCCAGCTCCAGGAACTCACTCTCATAGCGGGACAGCATGAAGGCTTGGACAGCTCGCCTCTGCCAGATAAACAGATGGAGGGCCTTGTGGTAAAACCAAAGACATTTCATAAGAACACACGTCACTTACAGCCAGGAGAACCGGGGTTTTTTCTTTGATGCTTCACCAAATATGGTAGCGCTTCTACGGGGAAATGGTTTTGTGAAGATTCTGACggatcttcttttttttttttggagattCCTTAGAGAAATCCCGGAAGTAGGACTGACAGCATGTAattatggacaaaacaagaagTGAGGAGGCAGACGGAGATGACAAAGCCTAATTATGAAATCATATCAGAAGCATCCGAGAGGGAGGGTTACATCCAACAGAAAGGCACCGATAAAAATAGTTGTACCTTTGGTGGGAGAAAGGCTTCATCATCCTCCTCAGATGACGTTAGGCTGTGTTTCAACCTGGAAGATGAAAAGGGCCTTTAGACCTTTAAGACTGCTTTAGTAAGGGATTAAAAGTAAGTCAGGCCTATGTGTAAGGGTGCCAAAAATACAAAGACGGAGAATTCaaactattttattttcacCCTCAGTGCACGGTTTGGGGAGTCTACCACCAAATTGAGACATTCGGCGACGTTTGCTGTTACACCAGCTCTAATTTGGAAACCTAAACCACAATACAAGTGGACAAAGTTCTCTGTGCTGCGAGATGTTCTAAATTACACATTTGCGCAAGTTCCCACACATGATCTTCAAAataaatcatcatcatctgGGAGTAACAATGATGGGcacatactagggctgcacaattatccaaatcgcaatatttgttaaaggcaaaatgtgTCAacccattctgaatgaagtattgcggtgctgcagagacaacccagcctacaaatcctatcctacagactaaaaataaataaatctttgtttggtaaaGATCCTCGCAAAATTCACATTATAaccatttaaatatttgttcatGAAATTGagaatacaaaaatgatcattacCTCCAATATCgggaatcatatcgcaatatcagtcaaaaataaatcgcaattagatattttcctcatatcgtgcagcccgaGCACATACTGGTGTTTACAATTCATACCCTTACAGATCTACAATACAGCATAAAGCAGTAGTACCTGCGCCCAtaatcatcctcatcatcactCCTGCAATGGTTCTTCCACTGCTGCTCGCTGTTCCTGCGGACTGTGTCAGGGGTGAAAGGATTCACATTGACAGAAGGTGCCTGGATGAGGTTAGGAGCAGCTGAGGAGAAACGCAGGGTCCTCTGAAGGTAACTTATCTTACTGCTGGAGCAAGGCTGGGACGACTTTGATAGTAGGCTCTGcaggaaaacaaataaaaataaaaagactgcAATGCAAGTCATTCCACTGAAGTTAAACTGGTAGAACATGTGAGACCACAGAGGCACactaaggctacgttcacactgcaagtcttaatgcttaatttggatttttttgctcagatccaaATTTTTTGTTAGGCTGTTCacatgaccttttaaaatgtggcctatatcagattccagtgtgaactgtttgcgattttgaactgacccgcatgcgcaaaagaacaataacaatgacatcagacggaGCACGCTGTTGCCCtgaagttagggaggttatggagaaagtaagcattttggcttttatttcaaaatgtttgtgtcatcgcagccgtaacattaatgagcaggtgctgaggaggagaagaatgaagagaaagagagccaaattggctTCTTTAAATTTAGCTTTAAGGCTCTTCACCTTCCTTTGACACTGCAGCCACGTTCTCCTGTGTCCCCGTTATTCAATTTCTTTTGGTTTGCTATTTTTTCAAAAACGGAGCGGTTACGGTATGATCcttctagttttgattgaatTGAAGTATCTCAACTCACTCTAcctccattgacttgctccatcactgtc
Coding sequences within it:
- the bida gene encoding BH3 interacting domain death agonist isoform X2, translated to MDNPGDLTSGQNAAALVMLAFLQADCRTSEYEKELLSLCKDLNLTRDIDFKDALEDGDIETDGHLPSRITATLDDIQPSLELQWPRNRAEAADLQQIAEGLREIADQLEHVVVAQATQNLSRNLTTSPSDQWKNYLTQEVRTVMRQGVGLEHLPQERVMMALTLTLVRGVCEQAPRLLRNLFHTALQCINPARAR
- the bida gene encoding BH3 interacting domain death agonist isoform X1; the encoded protein is MDNPGDLTSGQNAAALVMLAFLQADCRTSEYEKELLSLCKDLNLTRDIDFKDALEDGDIETDGHLPSRITATLDDIQPSLELQWPRNRAEAADLQQIAEGLREIADQLEHVVVAQATQNLSRNLTTSPSDQWKNYLTQEVRTVMRQGVGLEHLPQERVMMALTLTLVRGVCEQAPRLLRNLFHTALQCINPARAR
- the wee2 gene encoding wee1-like protein kinase 2 isoform X1, which produces MRRVTQVPGMATLFDEISQQLDFSSCGEEGSSSDNSSDDCTSSIRSPRIHSPSSVCRTPRVQRHRSRNNTLSSPLQCTSPIPYAAWRKLRLCDSPSTPKSLLSKSSQPCSSSKISYLQRTLRFSSAAPNLIQAPSVNVNPFTPDTVRRNSEQQWKNHCRSDDEDDYGRRLKHSLTSSEEDDEAFLPPKRRAVQAFMLSRYESEFLELECIGVGEFGAVYKCVKRLDGCLYAIKRSRRPLAGSANEQLALKEVYAHAVLGHHPHVVRYYSAWAEDDHMIIQNEYCDGGSLSDVIVKKVQDELFSEAELKDLLLQVSMGLKYIHSSGLVHLDIKPSNIFICQRPSTSAAGEGESEEEDDRSTSAGVIYKIGDLGHVTSTNSPQVEEGDSRFLASEVLHEDYSHLPKADIFALGLTILLAAGAPPLPQNGDEWHSLREGQLPKLPKELSPPFRGLLQLMLDPDLMKRPSARELCKHTVLREERTGRVAAQLRRELNVEKFRTAMLEKELQEARQAALSPKQKLPLGLKLPAKMGAGRRLVGRKTERSMSFGCLGYGV
- the wee2 gene encoding wee1-like protein kinase 2 isoform X2; the encoded protein is MATLFDEISQQLDFSSCGEEGSSSDNSSDDCTSSIRSPRIHSPSSVCRTPRVQRHRSRNNTLSSPLQCTSPIPYAAWRKLRLCDSPSTPKSLLSKSSQPCSSSKISYLQRTLRFSSAAPNLIQAPSVNVNPFTPDTVRRNSEQQWKNHCRSDDEDDYGRRLKHSLTSSEEDDEAFLPPKRRAVQAFMLSRYESEFLELECIGVGEFGAVYKCVKRLDGCLYAIKRSRRPLAGSANEQLALKEVYAHAVLGHHPHVVRYYSAWAEDDHMIIQNEYCDGGSLSDVIVKKVQDELFSEAELKDLLLQVSMGLKYIHSSGLVHLDIKPSNIFICQRPSTSAAGEGESEEEDDRSTSAGVIYKIGDLGHVTSTNSPQVEEGDSRFLASEVLHEDYSHLPKADIFALGLTILLAAGAPPLPQNGDEWHSLREGQLPKLPKELSPPFRGLLQLMLDPDLMKRPSARELCKHTVLREERTGRVAAQLRRELNVEKFRTAMLEKELQEARQAALSPKQKLPLGLKLPAKMGAGRRLVGRKTERSMSFGCLGYGV